In Amycolatopsis coloradensis, one genomic interval encodes:
- a CDS encoding AMP-binding protein → MTLLGVGARLIDVTSGRTLEGEELDTEVTRVGAALSLLPPGALFARMSVDLESVLNYLGAFEAGRAIALIDPALDADVLAGLIERFRPAAVLSAPDAPAPEGYGVSDGHWVRKSTEGVEPHPHLAVLLPTSGSTGNPKLVRLSRGAMLANADAIAEVLGIDRHEIAPTSLPLHYSYGLSVLNSHLVRGATVVIEPSGVLGRGFWDAVNEHKVTSLAGVPYHYEMLRRLKFDPAKYPTLRTLTQAGGKLRDDLVAQFNDKIREVGGRMFVMYGQTEAAPRMTTVPAERLAEKLGSAGPALPGGSFVIRREDGSETTHPKIVGEVVYRGPNVMMGYAEDEAGLAASDEYGGVLATGDLGYLDEDGFLYITGRLKRIGKVFGNRVSLDDLEHAVRSASVGIDVVAAVPAGDKVVLFAEGADKDICKDAAKALSERLHLHTSGFDVRPIDTVPLLASGKIDYRSLEAQV, encoded by the coding sequence ATGACCCTTCTGGGTGTGGGTGCGCGACTGATCGACGTCACGAGCGGCAGGACGCTCGAGGGCGAGGAACTCGACACCGAGGTCACCCGCGTGGGTGCCGCGTTGTCGCTGCTGCCGCCGGGCGCGCTGTTCGCGCGGATGTCGGTGGACCTCGAAAGTGTCCTGAACTACCTCGGCGCGTTCGAGGCGGGCCGCGCGATCGCGTTGATCGACCCGGCGCTGGACGCCGACGTCCTGGCGGGGCTCATCGAGCGTTTCCGCCCGGCCGCCGTGCTGTCCGCGCCGGACGCGCCCGCACCCGAGGGGTACGGCGTTTCCGACGGCCACTGGGTCCGGAAGTCCACCGAGGGCGTCGAGCCGCATCCGCATCTCGCGGTCCTGTTGCCGACCAGCGGTTCCACCGGCAACCCGAAGCTGGTCCGGCTCTCGCGTGGCGCGATGCTCGCGAACGCCGACGCGATCGCCGAGGTGCTCGGCATCGACCGCCACGAGATCGCGCCGACCAGCCTCCCGTTGCACTACAGCTACGGCCTGTCGGTGCTGAACTCGCACCTCGTCCGCGGCGCGACCGTGGTCATCGAGCCGTCGGGTGTGCTCGGTCGCGGGTTCTGGGACGCGGTCAACGAGCACAAGGTCACCTCGCTCGCGGGCGTGCCGTACCACTACGAGATGCTGCGGCGCCTGAAGTTCGATCCGGCGAAGTACCCGACGCTGCGCACGCTGACCCAGGCGGGTGGCAAGCTCCGCGACGACCTGGTCGCCCAGTTCAACGACAAGATCCGCGAGGTCGGCGGGCGGATGTTCGTGATGTACGGGCAGACCGAGGCCGCCCCGCGGATGACCACCGTCCCGGCGGAACGGCTCGCGGAGAAGCTCGGCTCGGCGGGGCCCGCGCTGCCCGGCGGCTCTTTCGTGATCCGGCGCGAGGACGGTTCCGAGACCACGCATCCGAAGATCGTCGGCGAGGTCGTCTACCGCGGGCCCAACGTGATGATGGGCTACGCCGAGGACGAGGCGGGGCTGGCCGCGAGCGACGAATACGGCGGCGTTCTCGCCACCGGCGACCTCGGGTATCTCGACGAGGACGGCTTCCTCTACATCACCGGGCGCCTCAAGCGGATCGGCAAGGTCTTCGGCAACCGGGTCAGCCTGGATGATCTCGAGCACGCCGTGCGTTCCGCCTCGGTGGGGATCGACGTCGTGGCCGCAGTCCCGGCCGGGGACAAGGTCGTCCTGTTCGCCGAAGGCGCCGACAAGGACATCTGCAAGGACGCCGCGAAGGCGCTGTCCGAGCGGCTGCACCTGCACACGAGCGGGTTCGACGTCCGCCCCATCGACACCGTGCCGCTGCTGGCCAGCGGCAAGATCGACTACCGGTCGCTGGAGGCCCAGGTATGA
- a CDS encoding acyl-protein synthetase, giving the protein MSVFTLSQAEREKHLLPQLAELTAHHRENSEGYERILSSLGIARDASFGSIADLPWLPVRMFKTHDLRSIPESEVFKTLTSSGTTGAGASRIYLDKAAAGAQTKQLGATLQEVLGGERLPMLMVDTIGIIKNRRSFSARGAGVLGMANFGRKHTYVLDENDQPDVEAVKTFLATYGDKPFLIFGFTFMVWQYLYEVAREHKLDLSNGILIHSGGWKKLIDRAVDNTEFRRRFKEDTGLTRIHNYYGMIEQIGTVFLEGPSGNSLYCPDFADVVIRNPETWEEQPVGEPGVIEVVSTLPHSYPGHVLLTEDLGVYNGIDDGDWPGKHFSVMGRLPKAEARGCSDTFQGAAA; this is encoded by the coding sequence ATGAGTGTGTTCACGCTTTCGCAGGCTGAGCGCGAGAAGCATCTGCTTCCGCAGCTCGCCGAATTGACCGCGCACCACCGCGAGAACTCCGAGGGGTACGAGCGCATCCTCTCGTCGCTCGGCATCGCGCGGGACGCGTCGTTCGGCTCCATCGCGGATCTGCCGTGGCTGCCGGTGCGGATGTTCAAGACGCACGACCTGCGCAGCATTCCCGAGTCCGAGGTCTTCAAGACGCTGACCTCGTCGGGTACCACCGGCGCGGGCGCGTCGCGGATCTACCTCGACAAGGCCGCCGCGGGCGCGCAGACCAAGCAGCTCGGCGCCACGCTGCAGGAGGTCCTCGGCGGCGAGCGGCTGCCGATGCTGATGGTCGACACCATCGGCATCATCAAGAACCGCCGTTCGTTCTCCGCGCGTGGCGCGGGCGTGCTGGGCATGGCGAACTTCGGTCGCAAGCACACCTACGTCCTCGACGAGAACGACCAGCCGGACGTCGAGGCGGTCAAGACGTTCCTGGCGACCTACGGGGACAAGCCGTTCCTGATCTTCGGCTTCACCTTCATGGTGTGGCAGTACCTCTACGAAGTCGCGCGTGAGCACAAGCTGGACCTGTCGAACGGGATCCTGATCCACTCCGGCGGCTGGAAGAAGCTGATCGACCGCGCGGTGGACAACACCGAGTTCCGCCGTCGCTTCAAAGAGGACACCGGGCTCACCCGGATCCACAACTACTACGGGATGATCGAGCAGATCGGCACCGTTTTCCTCGAAGGACCGTCCGGGAACTCGTTGTACTGCCCCGATTTCGCCGACGTGGTGATCCGGAACCCGGAGACCTGGGAAGAGCAGCCGGTCGGCGAGCCCGGCGTGATCGAGGTCGTCAGCACACTGCCGCACTCGTACCCGGGGCATGTCCTGCTCACCGAAGACCTCGGTGTCTACAACGGGATCGACGACGGTGACTGGCCGGGCAAGCACTTCTCGGTCATGGGCAGGCTGCCCAAGGCCGAGGCCCGCGGCTGCTCGGACACCTTCCAAGGAGCGGCGGCATGA
- a CDS encoding Gfo/Idh/MocA family oxidoreductase, which yields MTTHKIALIGTGNMGSLHARVLAANERVDLVRVIDPREEAGRKVAERYETQWTPEIGSLSDVDAVVLASATEAHYELAQEILGQGKPMLVEKPVCNSFEFSQEIVGLSAKKDVPLMCGLLERYNPAVMTARALVNEPIHLMARRHGPYAPRIKTGVAWDLLVHDVDLAIQFFGGATPQRVASGAGYFHPSSVEGAEDTIETVLSFESGLATVSASRLGQRKVRSLWVSELDRMIEIDLLRRDVTIYRHVSHDSVTEDGLGYRQQTVIEIPELVTAREPLATQLDRFVDLLEGKIDADTERDLILPSHAVVDQVLTQAAA from the coding sequence ATGACCACCCACAAGATCGCCCTCATCGGCACGGGGAACATGGGTTCGCTGCACGCCCGTGTCCTCGCCGCGAACGAGCGCGTGGACCTCGTCCGCGTGATCGACCCGCGCGAAGAGGCGGGCCGCAAGGTCGCCGAGCGCTACGAAACCCAGTGGACGCCCGAAATCGGCTCACTGTCCGATGTGGACGCCGTCGTGCTCGCTTCGGCCACCGAGGCGCATTACGAGCTGGCGCAGGAGATCCTTGGCCAGGGCAAGCCGATGCTGGTCGAGAAGCCGGTGTGCAACAGCTTCGAATTCTCCCAGGAGATCGTCGGGCTGTCGGCGAAGAAGGACGTCCCGCTGATGTGCGGGCTCCTGGAGCGCTACAACCCGGCCGTGATGACCGCGCGGGCGCTGGTCAACGAGCCGATCCACCTGATGGCCCGCCGCCACGGCCCGTACGCGCCGCGGATCAAGACCGGTGTCGCGTGGGACCTGCTGGTGCACGACGTCGACCTGGCGATCCAGTTCTTCGGCGGCGCGACCCCGCAGCGGGTCGCCTCCGGCGCGGGCTACTTCCACCCGAGCTCGGTCGAAGGCGCCGAAGACACCATCGAGACGGTGCTGTCGTTCGAATCCGGGCTCGCCACGGTCTCCGCGTCCCGCCTCGGCCAGCGCAAGGTCCGCTCGCTCTGGGTGTCCGAACTGGACCGCATGATCGAGATCGACCTGCTCCGCCGCGACGTCACCATCTACCGCCACGTCTCGCACGACTCGGTCACCGAGGACGGCCTCGGCTACCGCCAGCAGACCGTCATCGAGATCCCGGAACTGGTGACCGCGCGCGAGCCGCTCGCGACCCAGCTGGACCGGTTCGTCGACCTGCTCGAAGGCAAGATCGACGCCGACACCGAGCGGGACCTGATCCTGCCGTCGCACGCCGTCGTCGACCAGGTGCTGACGCAGGCCGCGGCCTGA
- a CDS encoding glucose 1-dehydrogenase, producing the protein MLDGKVALVTGGTRGIGLATARALAEAGATVVLTGRDEAKAKEAAAAAGAASGLSLDVTDAKAVSTLVRGVAKEHGKLDIVVANAGIMEDALLGMIREELVDTTLSTNVAGTLHTVQAAARAMMRKKTGAIVVLASIVGEYGSAGQTVYAASKAAVANIARSAAKELGRSGIRVNAVAPGVIDTDLTSGLTEDAKAENIGKTPLARLGTPEDVANAIRFLVSDDASFITGQVLGIDGGLVL; encoded by the coding sequence ATGCTGGACGGCAAGGTCGCCCTGGTCACCGGCGGGACCCGGGGGATCGGGCTCGCGACCGCGCGGGCGCTCGCCGAGGCGGGCGCCACCGTCGTGCTGACCGGCCGCGACGAGGCGAAGGCCAAGGAAGCGGCGGCCGCGGCGGGGGCCGCGAGCGGGCTCTCCCTGGACGTCACCGACGCCAAGGCCGTGTCGACGCTGGTCCGCGGGGTGGCCAAGGAGCACGGCAAGCTCGACATCGTGGTCGCCAACGCCGGGATCATGGAGGACGCGCTCCTCGGCATGATCCGCGAGGAACTGGTCGACACCACGCTGAGCACGAACGTCGCCGGCACGCTGCACACCGTCCAGGCCGCGGCCCGGGCGATGATGCGCAAGAAGACCGGTGCCATCGTCGTGCTGGCCTCGATCGTCGGTGAGTACGGAAGCGCAGGTCAGACGGTGTACGCGGCCTCGAAAGCGGCGGTGGCGAACATCGCGCGTTCGGCCGCGAAGGAGCTCGGCCGTTCCGGGATCCGGGTCAACGCGGTGGCGCCCGGCGTCATCGACACCGACCTGACCTCGGGCCTGACCGAGGACGCCAAGGCCGAGAACATCGGCAAGACCCCGCTCGCGCGGCTCGGCACGCCCGAAGACGTGGCGAACGCGATCCGGTTCCTCGTCAGTGACGACGCTTCGTTCATCACCGGGCAGGTGCTGGGCATCGATGGAGGATTAGTTCTCTGA
- a CDS encoding acyl-CoA reductase yields the protein MSLNQRFPLAEAIEVDKLVEELRAEPAGGRLRVGDPRVVEFLTKFARKLLAPATARRFPELASLGFFLRKGEIAKALSTLETSGDALRFPRGLVFHVPPANVDTIFVYSWALSALAGNHNVVRVSSRSAGAAETVLEALNAALSEVDADTAAAITATQRMVTYDRSDAISGALSVAADLRVIWGGDASVAALRKYPLAPHARDLTFPDRSSFAVASVRGWQNASEAERRGAAEGFYNDSYWFDQAACSSPRAVFWVGDEDGAREAGQEFRKLLAEVLATKQHVTEPAMAVQKRVSAYGAAVDGLVNGIEFQGNGIATLELADPAVLPREWLGAGTFANARVDTLSDLVPIVLRKDQTVGQFGFSKEELTEFVTELAGRGVDRVVPFGSALTFSAIWDGYDLLTEFSRLVTVQA from the coding sequence ATGAGCCTGAACCAGCGTTTTCCGCTCGCGGAAGCGATCGAGGTCGACAAGCTCGTCGAAGAGCTGCGGGCCGAGCCTGCCGGCGGACGGCTGCGCGTGGGTGATCCGCGTGTCGTCGAGTTCCTGACGAAGTTCGCGCGCAAGCTGCTCGCCCCCGCGACGGCCCGCCGCTTCCCGGAGCTGGCCTCGCTCGGTTTCTTCCTTCGCAAGGGGGAGATCGCCAAGGCACTGTCCACTTTGGAGACATCGGGCGACGCGCTCCGCTTCCCGCGCGGACTCGTCTTCCACGTGCCGCCCGCCAACGTCGACACGATCTTCGTGTACTCGTGGGCGCTTTCCGCGCTCGCGGGTAACCACAACGTCGTCCGGGTGTCGTCGCGTTCGGCCGGCGCGGCGGAAACGGTGCTGGAGGCACTGAACGCCGCACTGTCCGAAGTGGACGCCGACACCGCTGCCGCGATCACCGCGACGCAGCGCATGGTCACCTACGACCGCAGCGACGCGATCAGCGGCGCGCTGTCGGTCGCCGCGGATCTGCGGGTCATCTGGGGCGGTGACGCCTCGGTCGCGGCGCTGCGCAAGTACCCGCTGGCGCCGCACGCGCGTGACCTGACCTTCCCGGACCGGTCGTCGTTCGCGGTCGCGTCGGTGCGCGGCTGGCAGAACGCCTCCGAGGCCGAGCGCCGCGGCGCGGCCGAGGGCTTCTACAACGACTCGTACTGGTTCGACCAGGCCGCCTGCTCGTCGCCGCGCGCGGTGTTCTGGGTCGGCGACGAAGACGGCGCCCGGGAAGCGGGTCAGGAGTTCCGGAAGCTGCTCGCCGAGGTGCTGGCGACGAAACAGCACGTCACCGAGCCCGCCATGGCCGTGCAGAAGCGGGTGTCCGCGTACGGCGCGGCCGTCGACGGGCTCGTCAACGGCATCGAGTTCCAGGGCAACGGCATCGCGACGCTCGAACTGGCCGACCCCGCGGTCCTCCCGCGCGAATGGCTCGGCGCGGGCACTTTCGCCAACGCGCGGGTCGACACGCTTTCCGACCTCGTCCCGATCGTGCTCCGCAAAGATCAAACCGTCGGTCAATTCGGCTTCTCCAAAGAAGAATTGACGGAATTCGTGACGGAATTGGCGGGCCGCGGCGTCGACCGTGTCGTTCCGTTCGGCTCGGCCCTGACGTTCTCCGCGATTTGGGACGGCTACGATCTGCTGACCGAGTTCAGCCGCTTGGTGACCGTACAGGCCTGA
- a CDS encoding acyl carrier protein: MAEVAGKLREVFVEALDLDGDVDVENLKYRDIEAWDSVGHMALVAAIEDEFDVEFDTDQVIDMSSFKVAVDMVTDLQSK, encoded by the coding sequence ATGGCGGAAGTCGCCGGCAAGCTGCGTGAGGTCTTCGTCGAGGCGCTGGACCTCGACGGCGATGTCGATGTCGAGAACCTGAAGTACCGCGACATCGAGGCCTGGGACTCGGTCGGTCACATGGCGCTGGTCGCGGCCATCGAGGACGAGTTCGATGTGGAATTCGACACCGACCAGGTGATCGACATGTCCAGCTTCAAGGTCGCCGTCGACATGGTGACCGACCTGCAGTCCAAGTGA
- a CDS encoding DUF6541 family protein: protein MPTQTSLSADVVTLCVALLVIGLPGLLTGLAAGLRGWVLAGMMPLLSYAIGGLAGPWAAALGLPFNPVTYAVATALFAGVAYGLRRLTLRRWPPEPEEPLWGRSGHLAVGACLLLAAAIGMYAVVRGMGRLDAIPQGFDAVYHANGVRQIAETGDGSLFGTGEVNWYGDAAPVFYPNAYHLLASVVYLLSPASIPLTLDVNTALLPTLLALSLVTMVRVFRGRAVFAGAAALVSIAPVMGLYESMSRGPLLPFLLGLALTPLAAVAVKRYLDRPAPDTGFVLLAAAVGLLCVHSSALFGSILFAGPLLLQRWIAPGGRWRRIGRDLRALAIVGVVAILVAWLQLFGAIGLANGEVPYRSWPVEWRATTALGALLGFQHHEPYPQVWLSAALLLGFIFFSRLGGLRWIGVTALITGLAYIAVTSSEQPLVLALSRPWWNDPYRFMSMAAIPLAIIAAHGLAETQAWLRDNVAHRKVPAFAVAVVLFGAFAFVSNGFYAPSNADKVAPGYANTPGVDPHKLPVSPDEVVAMEKLAEFVKPGERALNDRLDGTVWTYALSGVRTTSGHFDETLSPSDARLLEWHFREYPSNAQVRAAVARLNVRWVIVGQYGYPTGAPRQAGLRDLDGLNFVTEVYRNADAVIYRLNP from the coding sequence GTGCCCACCCAGACCTCCCTGTCCGCCGACGTCGTCACACTGTGCGTCGCGCTGCTCGTCATCGGCCTCCCCGGTCTGCTCACCGGGCTCGCCGCCGGCCTGCGCGGCTGGGTGCTCGCGGGGATGATGCCGTTGCTGAGTTACGCCATCGGTGGCCTCGCCGGGCCGTGGGCGGCCGCGCTCGGACTCCCGTTCAACCCGGTGACGTATGCGGTGGCGACGGCCTTGTTCGCCGGAGTCGCGTACGGCCTGCGGCGGCTCACCCTGCGCCGTTGGCCGCCCGAGCCCGAGGAACCGCTGTGGGGACGCTCCGGACATCTCGCGGTCGGGGCGTGCCTGCTGCTCGCGGCCGCCATCGGGATGTACGCGGTGGTGCGCGGGATGGGCAGGCTGGACGCCATCCCGCAGGGGTTCGACGCCGTCTATCACGCCAACGGAGTCCGGCAGATCGCCGAAACCGGGGACGGCAGCCTGTTCGGCACCGGCGAGGTCAACTGGTACGGCGACGCGGCACCGGTGTTCTACCCGAACGCGTACCACCTGCTCGCGTCCGTGGTGTACCTGCTCAGCCCGGCGAGCATCCCGCTGACGCTGGACGTGAACACCGCGCTGCTGCCCACGCTGCTGGCGTTGTCGCTGGTCACCATGGTGCGCGTGTTCCGGGGGCGCGCGGTGTTCGCGGGCGCGGCCGCTCTCGTCTCCATCGCGCCGGTGATGGGCCTGTACGAATCGATGAGCAGGGGACCTTTGCTCCCGTTCCTGCTCGGCCTCGCGCTGACCCCGCTGGCCGCCGTCGCGGTGAAGCGCTACCTCGACCGGCCCGCTCCCGACACCGGTTTCGTGCTGCTGGCCGCCGCTGTCGGGCTGCTGTGCGTGCACTCGTCCGCGTTGTTCGGCTCGATCCTGTTCGCCGGGCCGCTGCTGCTGCAACGCTGGATCGCGCCGGGCGGACGATGGCGGCGGATCGGCCGGGACCTGCGCGCGCTGGCGATCGTCGGAGTCGTCGCGATCCTGGTGGCGTGGTTGCAGCTGTTCGGCGCGATCGGGCTCGCGAACGGCGAGGTGCCTTACCGCAGCTGGCCGGTCGAATGGCGGGCGACGACGGCACTCGGCGCGCTGCTGGGCTTCCAGCACCACGAGCCGTATCCGCAGGTCTGGCTTTCGGCCGCGTTGCTGCTGGGCTTCATCTTCTTCTCGCGGCTGGGCGGTCTGCGCTGGATCGGCGTGACGGCGTTGATCACCGGTCTCGCCTACATCGCGGTGACGTCGTCCGAGCAGCCGCTCGTGCTGGCGCTGTCACGGCCGTGGTGGAACGACCCGTACCGGTTCATGTCGATGGCGGCGATCCCGCTGGCGATCATCGCGGCACACGGCCTCGCCGAAACGCAGGCGTGGCTCCGGGACAACGTGGCGCACCGGAAGGTGCCCGCGTTCGCCGTCGCGGTGGTGCTCTTCGGCGCGTTCGCCTTCGTGAGCAACGGTTTCTACGCGCCGTCCAACGCGGACAAGGTCGCGCCCGGCTACGCGAACACGCCCGGCGTCGACCCGCACAAGCTGCCGGTGAGCCCGGACGAGGTCGTCGCGATGGAGAAGCTCGCCGAGTTCGTGAAACCCGGCGAGCGCGCGCTGAACGACCGGCTGGACGGGACGGTGTGGACCTACGCGCTCTCCGGTGTCCGCACGACCTCCGGGCATTTCGACGAGACGCTGTCGCCGTCGGACGCGCGGCTGCTGGAGTGGCATTTCCGCGAGTACCCGTCGAACGCCCAGGTGCGGGCAGCGGTGGCGCGGCTGAACGTGCGGTGGGTGATCGTCGGGCAATACGGCTACCCGACGGGTGCCCCGCGCCAGGCCGGGCTGCGCGATCTGGACGGGCTGAACTTCGTGACCGAGGTGTACCGCAACGCCGACGCCGTCATCTACCGGCTGAACCCCTGA
- a CDS encoding lysylphosphatidylglycerol synthase transmembrane domain-containing protein, with the protein MTTVETPEEDTSVALKQPKSTKAKILDVVRWIAILLVVGFAAKTLVTNWGEFWRTLSEVAWESSTLSLLALIAAIMVSTYGWQVMVDDLGKPIGYARGAQICLVGSLGKYVPGSVWAYLLQMELGRKAGLARARIFTGSLIQLGVGVVSALVVSLLAAPAVFSNSPRALWLFVLIPVGLAMLHPRVLTWGTSLVLRILRRPPLDHRLSWSVVGKVFGSSTAAWALQGVHLWLLANSVGTPGFSGFVLCVGAMAVAMTVGTFAFILPSGVGVREVAQVAVLTASGLTVVQATAFAIASRVMFTVADLITAGGAALSARLVTSRV; encoded by the coding sequence GTGACGACGGTCGAAACGCCCGAAGAGGACACTTCGGTAGCTCTAAAACAGCCGAAATCCACGAAGGCGAAGATCCTCGACGTCGTCCGCTGGATCGCCATCCTGCTGGTCGTCGGTTTCGCGGCGAAGACGCTGGTCACCAATTGGGGTGAATTCTGGCGGACCTTGTCCGAGGTCGCGTGGGAATCCTCCACCTTGAGCCTGCTCGCGCTCATCGCCGCGATCATGGTGTCGACCTACGGCTGGCAGGTCATGGTCGACGACCTCGGCAAACCGATCGGCTACGCCCGCGGCGCGCAGATCTGCCTCGTCGGCTCGCTCGGCAAGTACGTGCCGGGTTCGGTGTGGGCGTACCTGCTGCAGATGGAGCTGGGGCGCAAGGCCGGGCTCGCCAGGGCGCGGATCTTCACCGGCTCGCTGATCCAGCTCGGCGTCGGCGTGGTGTCCGCGCTGGTCGTCTCGCTGCTCGCGGCCCCCGCGGTGTTCAGCAACAGCCCGCGGGCGCTGTGGCTGTTCGTGCTGATCCCGGTCGGCCTGGCGATGCTGCACCCGCGTGTGCTCACCTGGGGCACGTCGCTGGTGCTGCGGATCCTGCGCCGTCCGCCGCTGGACCACCGGCTGAGCTGGTCGGTCGTCGGGAAGGTCTTCGGCTCGTCGACCGCCGCCTGGGCGCTCCAGGGCGTGCACCTGTGGCTGCTGGCGAACTCCGTCGGCACGCCCGGGTTCAGCGGGTTCGTGCTGTGCGTCGGCGCGATGGCCGTCGCGATGACCGTCGGGACGTTCGCGTTCATCCTGCCCAGCGGGGTCGGCGTCCGCGAGGTCGCGCAGGTCGCCGTGCTGACCGCGTCGGGCCTCACCGTCGTCCAGGCGACGGCGTTCGCCATCGCCTCGCGGGTCATGTTCACCGTCGCGGACCTGATCACCGCCGGCGGCGCCGCCCTCTCGGCCCGCCTCGTCACCTCTCGCGTTTAG
- a CDS encoding UDP-N-acetylglucosamine acyltransferase, which yields MVNRIHPTAVIGEGVELGADNVIGPFTVIVGPTRIGDGNWIGPHVTIGTPGEDRGREHPAAWEAAPDGDPDHDGHGVVIGSRNRIREYVSVHQGTWRTTSIGDGGYFLRGSHIAHDCIVEDAVTVASNVITGGHCHIWSGANLGMGAILHQRVVVGPGAMVGMSSAVRKEVGAFTIAVGNPARVTGVNTVGLSRRGLDEAAIEALGPWLKGKAGLPEDGLADRLPGDLSTLVKAWDARPRDDH from the coding sequence GTGGTGAACCGCATCCACCCGACAGCAGTCATCGGCGAGGGTGTCGAGCTCGGCGCGGACAACGTCATCGGACCGTTCACGGTCATCGTGGGCCCCACCCGGATCGGGGACGGCAACTGGATCGGCCCGCACGTGACCATCGGAACCCCCGGCGAGGATCGTGGCCGCGAACACCCCGCCGCCTGGGAGGCCGCGCCTGACGGTGATCCCGATCACGACGGCCACGGCGTCGTCATCGGCAGCCGGAACCGGATCCGCGAGTACGTCAGCGTCCACCAGGGCACCTGGCGCACCACCAGCATCGGTGACGGCGGCTACTTCCTCCGCGGCAGCCACATCGCCCACGACTGCATCGTCGAAGACGCCGTCACGGTCGCTTCGAACGTCATCACCGGCGGCCACTGCCACATCTGGTCCGGGGCGAACCTGGGCATGGGCGCGATCCTCCACCAGCGGGTCGTGGTGGGCCCCGGCGCGATGGTCGGGATGAGCTCCGCGGTCCGCAAGGAGGTGGGCGCGTTCACCATCGCCGTCGGCAACCCCGCGCGCGTGACCGGCGTCAACACCGTGGGCCTGTCCCGCCGAGGCCTGGACGAGGCCGCCATCGAGGCGCTGGGACCGTGGCTGAAGGGTAAGGCCGGTCTCCCTGAGGACGGGCTGGCCGACCGGCTGCCCGGCGACCTCTCTACCTTGGTGAAGGCGTGGGACGCCCGTCCACGCGACGATCATTAG
- a CDS encoding DegT/DnrJ/EryC1/StrS family aminotransferase — protein MIPITVVDVRDAEDLVVEVLRSGAIAQGPMVKRFEDAFASVSGTKHAIAVNNGTTALVAAIQALDLQPGDEVVTSPFTFVATLNAILEAGATVRFADIRRDDFAIDPDAVAAAITDRTKVLMPVHLYGQTADMGKLAPLAAEHGLKIIEDSAQAVGASFQGKPSGSFGIGCFSLYATKNVTTAEGGVITTDDDKLADSLRVLRNQGMRARYQYEVAGHNYRMTDLHAAVGIPQLEKLDQLTAARQANAKRLSEGLAGTPGLDIPQVLPGREHVWHQYTVLVGPHAMLSRDEFAAALTERGIGNGIYYPKIVFDYDCYRDNPLIPDAKVEDFPVAASVAAQALSLPVHPHLSESDLDTIIETVREVLGA, from the coding sequence ATGATCCCCATTACCGTGGTCGACGTCCGTGACGCGGAGGACCTCGTCGTCGAGGTGCTGCGATCCGGCGCCATCGCACAGGGACCGATGGTCAAGCGCTTCGAGGACGCGTTCGCGAGCGTTTCCGGCACGAAGCACGCGATCGCCGTCAACAACGGCACCACCGCGCTGGTCGCCGCCATCCAGGCGCTCGACCTTCAGCCGGGCGACGAGGTCGTCACCTCGCCGTTCACCTTCGTGGCGACGCTGAACGCGATCCTGGAAGCCGGCGCGACCGTCCGCTTCGCCGACATTCGGCGCGACGACTTCGCGATCGACCCGGACGCCGTCGCCGCCGCGATCACCGACCGCACCAAGGTCCTCATGCCCGTGCACCTCTACGGGCAGACGGCCGACATGGGCAAGCTCGCGCCGCTGGCCGCCGAGCACGGTCTCAAGATCATCGAAGACTCGGCGCAGGCCGTGGGCGCGTCGTTCCAGGGCAAGCCGTCGGGCTCCTTCGGGATCGGCTGCTTCTCCCTGTACGCCACCAAGAACGTGACCACCGCCGAGGGCGGCGTGATCACCACGGACGACGACAAACTGGCCGACAGCCTGCGTGTGCTGCGCAACCAGGGCATGCGCGCCCGGTACCAGTACGAGGTCGCCGGGCACAACTACCGGATGACCGACCTGCACGCCGCCGTCGGCATCCCGCAGCTGGAGAAGCTGGACCAGCTCACCGCCGCCCGCCAGGCCAACGCGAAGCGCCTTTCCGAAGGCCTCGCCGGCACCCCGGGCCTCGACATCCCGCAGGTCCTGCCGGGCCGTGAGCACGTGTGGCACCAGTACACCGTGCTGGTCGGCCCGCACGCGATGCTCTCGCGTGACGAGTTCGCCGCCGCGCTGACCGAGCGGGGCATCGGCAACGGGATCTACTACCCGAAGATTGTCTTCGACTACGACTGCTACCGGGACAACCCGCTGATCCCCGACGCGAAGGTCGAGGACTTCCCGGTGGCCGCTTCCGTCGCCGCGCAGGCGCTTTCCCTGCCGGTGCACCCGCACCTTTCCGAGTCCGACCTGGACACCATCATCGAAACGGTTCGCGAGGTACTCGGCGCATGA